TCCCCGACTCAAACAGACTGCACAACGCTTTACAAGAATTCACGGCTGAATCACAAATGGCAATCTAATTTATATATCGTGCACTACATAGTGCGTATAAATCACTCTGCGTCACTTTAACCTAGGGCACTTATATAGAAGATAGTAAGGGATTTAGAACACAACCCGAAATCCTGCCTTGTCGACCTGGCGTTTCTATGGAGACAGCAAGCTCGAAGCTGAGCAAGCGAGATAATTAACAATGAACGCAGGAAGCAGACTTAATTGCAGGATTAATAGCAAATaaagtgtttttaaataaaaatgacaaatataggGCTGGATGGTAGTGTTTGGAATCAGTGATAAGAATAAATTTATTTCGTGATAACCTTTCAAGAATGAGCGAACTGTCCCTTTAAGGCAGTCACGTGATTATGTAAgagattcttcttccgggtttgatgTTTTGGTTCACTGTAATAAAGGcatcagagaaagaaagaaagacaaacaaaTATTTTGTATATTTTGGGTTCTACCAGGTTTAGTGTGGGATTTAATCATGGCTGCTGTTGATAGTTTTCCACTGCTGTACAGAGAAATCGCCAGATCTTGCAGTTGTTATGCAGAAACGCTTGCATTAGTGGGTGCACTGTATACTGCAAGTAAAGCTGTAACACTGATGAGGGATTGCTATAGTCTGATCAGGCTTCACTTCATCCCCCGTCTTGTTTCTCCTAGAGATCTTGTGCACAGATATGGAAAATGGGCCATCATTAATGGTGAGTTTGGTCTCAGTGGGATGTCCAGGGCAGTTTTGGTGCTTTAACATACAGGATGCTGATCCTGGAGGTGGTGCAGGACAGGGGATACTCCAGGACCATGGTTGGTAACCTGTACTGTATCCCGGACCGCATCTAAATCCTGACCATCTTCTTTCCATCTCTTTCATACAGGTGCATCAGATGCAATAGCTAAAGCATACGCTGAGGAACTGGCTCGCCATGGTGTCTGCGTTATCCTCATTACCACTGACACCACCAATATCAGTGACACTGCCAAGACCATCTCTGACACCCATGGAGTTGAGGCAATCCTAGTGGAGGCAGATTTCAGCCACGGTGCCTTGATCTGCAAACCCATTAAAGATGCAATCAAGGACAAAGATGTCGGATTTGTCATAAACTGCCTGGATTCATCGCTGGATGTCTCACGAGACTTCCATGCCATATCTGAGAGCGAACTGTGGCACATGATAAATAACAGCGTATCTGCGGCCTCACTGATCACCCGCCTGGCTCTACCTGGCATGGCTGAAAGGCGAAGAGGTGCAGTAGTTAATATTTCATCAGGAAGATCCTCCAGGCCCTGTGCACAAAAGGCTGTACTCTCTGCATCTACGGTCAGAGATTAGATCATTGTGTCACAATGTCCTGTTCCACTGATTAACCCTCATGACACATGTTGGATGTGTATTATAAGTGGAACAGTCCTCAAATTATTGGCGTGAAAATTGTTTTCTCTAACCTTAGAGTCTCATATATTTCCTCAGGCTTTCTTTGACCACTTCACCCGTTCCCTGCATTATGAATACCGCCATCGTGGAGTGTTTGTGCAGAGTTTGCTTCCTGGCAAAGTGGCCTCTGAAGGACAAAGTGGTTGTATCATGGCTGGCTGGTTGGTTCCTCAGCCACACATTTATGCCAGACATGCTGTGTCCACTCTGGGCATCTCTTACAGAACTACAGGATACTGGCCTCACACACTACAGGTACAATACTGATGCCTGATCTGAAATTTCTGGTATATTCACAATGATTATAAATGATGGATTGTGTTGCTATGTTTgtctgtatttgttgtgttttttccAGCTCGGACTTGTGCACTGTGTGCCAGAGTGGATACGGGTGCTGGGAGCACGAATGATGTGTAAGACGACCTAAAAGCTCTGTGTTTGCCGGGGGATgataaatcagaatcagaatcagaatcaagtttattgtcaaGTATGTTCtagaataaaaaatagaatagaataaaaaatataatatgaaatatgcaaatttgaaaagtggacatatttaaggggtgTGTGCATGAGTTGTTGGAGTCAGGACTCCTCAGAGTCCTAGACTTGTACAGGTTCTGAAGAGACAGAAGGTTGCAGCTGATCAACCTCTCAGCAGAACGAATGATGCGCTGTAGTCTGCCAttgtccctggcagtggcagcagcataCCAGCTGGTGATGGAAGAAGTGAGGATGGACTcgatgatggtggtgtaaaagtgcaccatcattgtctttggcagattgaacttcttcaactgccacaggaagaacatcctctgctgtgctgtcttggtgagagagcaggtattcgtctcccacttaaggtcctgggtgattatagtgcccaggaCGTGGAAATACTCCACTGGGGAGTCAAACAGAGTGATGcgggagggtgtggcagagctcctcctcAAGTCTACAGTCATCTCCACTGTCTTGAGAGCATTGagctccaagttgttctgcctgcaccaggacaccagatggtcaatctcccacctgtaggcaggGTTGTAGTCGAGTtatgaaaccttgagtccgagtccagtctcgagtcctcagtattcaagtccaagtcattaaaaaaaatttagagtcaagtccgagttgagtctgagaacaagactccaaccataccatttgacggtggctgtttcagcgccattaacattagtttgttcctgaacatgacatatgaacaggtgaatgtgcattctctttgtcagggagtgtgaagtattctgttagAGATGGttaggagacggatgtaagtgcagaaggtgtgtttattaatacaagtgaagacaggtaagcaatccagaatggcaggcaaaatcgtgaaacaggcaataggtcgagcaaggcacaaacatgCTATCGTAGACTtgacagaatcaaagacgagaaacaggaactcaaggatcaggaaaccaaacaaggaaataaggctcggtaatgtgtcagcaatgcaactcaatacttcgcaaagtaagtatgttttcacagttttgataTAGACGCACTGatcgtgccttaatcctgtgcaggtgcgagtcgtttacggcacgtGCGCAAGAGTCCATTTGATGCGcgcactgtccggagcgcacccgagagtctatctgatgcatgcgccaaggcttgcaggtgtgacactcttgcacaaaattagtacaaaaattaatgtagatatagatattttatgccaaattattatggcatgttacaaaaaaataaagaaaaaatcagtccttgtctccagtttatgagtcctaatgcagttaatgaacgagtccaagtccgagtcatgagtccttaaaattagggcatgagtcgggctcaagtactacaagcctgcttggaGGCAGACTCCTCttcatcagagatgagtccaatgagggtggtgtcGTCTGCGAAttttaggagcttgacagactgatgactgaAGGTGCAGCTGTGGGTGTACATGGAGAAGAGTGTAATGTGTAATATTGCAGTATTTAACAGCATGCAAGTACAGGAAGTGACTCACATTGTGTATGTGCAATACACTTCTGCATTTCTTATGCTCTGTATCATTTATCGCTTATCCGCTGCGAGttgcgggtgagctggagccaatcccagctgacactgggcgAGGGGCGGGGTTTATCTTGGATAGgtcgccagtctatcacaggactaacacagagagacagacagccattcacattcagtaTTCACTATGGGCAGATTTGGAGTAGCCAGTTggcctaatctacatgtctttggactgtaggaggaaaccagaacaccccgaGGCACAAGCAGACCATGCAGACTCCACAGAAAGACCCTAGCCGACCATCGACCATTACTGATGCTGAATGTTGTACAACACATTGTGAAGaaatacattacaggcatttagcagatgcccttatccagagcgacatacaacatacccagagcagtctgaggagcagttaggggttaggtgcattcctcaagccattcctgctggtccatggaatcaaaccggcgaccttttaGTCACAAAGCTGCTTCTATTCTctcaccattaggtcatggcttcccccactTTCAGCTCATGTGAGTTGTAATATACTGTAGTTGTATCATGAACAACTTAACAAGTGACCGATATTCTATATACACAAGTGTGTctagtgttttgtgtgtgtactggtgatttgattgattgattgattgattgattgattgattgattgattgattgatttttgttCAGTCTTACAGTATATTTTACATGCTTGATTTTGACAGCACAGGTTAGGTTTGACTCCCAAGTCCCAATAAAGTACTACTAAACTATTTATTCTGATATATGAATCTTTTTTGTTTTGTGAGTAATATTACATAAACTACATAAACAATAAAACACTTTTggccatgctgttacaggaaaatactgTCATCACCCCGAAGTTGATTGCTTTCCTGTAACACCATgtccccaaagtgttttattcctcagagCAACTCATTCCTCAAGTCAACACTCACAAATTTTATGGACTTCTTATCcagttatagttacatttaatgttgtagaatgTATACATGta
This Neoarius graeffei isolate fNeoGra1 chromosome 3, fNeoGra1.pri, whole genome shotgun sequence DNA region includes the following protein-coding sequences:
- the hsdl1 gene encoding inactive hydroxysteroid dehydrogenase-like protein 1 isoform X1; the encoded protein is MAAVDSFPLLYREIARSCSCYAETLALVGALYTASKAVTLMRDCYSLIRLHFIPRLVSPRDLVHRYGKWAIINGASDAIAKAYAEELARHGVCVILITTDTTNISDTAKTISDTHGVEAILVEADFSHGALICKPIKDAIKDKDVGFVINCLDSSLDVSRDFHAISESELWHMINNSVSAASLITRLALPGMAERRRGAVVNISSGRSSRPCAQKAVLSASTAFFDHFTRSLHYEYRHRGVFVQSLLPGKVASEGQSGCIMAGWLVPQPHIYARHAVSTLGISYRTTGYWPHTLQLGLVHCVPEWIRVLGARMMCKTT
- the hsdl1 gene encoding inactive hydroxysteroid dehydrogenase-like protein 1 isoform X2, translating into MAAVDSFPLLYREIARSCSCYAETLALVGALYTASKAVTLMRDCYSLIRLHFIPRLVSPRDLVHRYGKWAIINGASDAIAKAYAEELARHGVCVILITTDTTNISDTAKTISDTHGVEAILVEADFSHGALICKPIKDAIKDKDVGFVINCLDSSLDVSRDFHAISESELWHMINNSVSAASLITRLALPGMAERRRGAVVNISSGRSSRPCAQKAVLSASTAFFDHFTRSLHYEYRHRGVFVQSLLPGKVASEGQSGCIMAGWLVPQPHIYARHAVSTLGISYRTTGYWPHTLQLGLVHCVPEWIRVLGARMM